The following is a genomic window from Halarcobacter mediterraneus.
ATTTATTTCATAAGCTTTCATTATATATAAGTTCATAAGCTTAAGAAGATATAATTTTCATCAATAAATATATATAGGGAAAATATGAAATTAAAAAAATGGATATTTATTGCAGTATTATTAGTGATATTATATTACACATTTATTGTAAATACTTTACTTACACTTTCTGTTATAGCTGCTTTTATTGTGGCATTTAAATTATATAAGTTTTATGCTAGAAAAAAGTTAAATAAGTTATCAGACTCAAAGGAGCTTTTTAGACAAAGTGAATTAGGTCATTTTATAGCACTTGTTGCAAAAGTTGCAAAGGCTGATGGAAGAGTACATGAATTAGAAGCTCAACTTATTGGAATGATGTTTGATGATATTTCTAAATTATTTGATAAAAAAGAAAAAGCTAGAGCTATTATGAAAGAGATTTTCAATGATGAAAAGCAAACAATCGATGATACAAGTGAAATAACTAAATCATTAAATAAACTTCTTGGAAGAAGTATTTTAAAAAGAAAACAATATATAAGTTTTTTAATTCAACTAGCTTTTATAGATAATGGAATAAGTATGGAAGAAGAAAGGCTTTTACGACAAATTGTAAATGACTTAAATATATCATCTGAAGCTTATGACTCTATTTTAAACAGTTTTAAAAATAAAATGAAAAATACACAACAAAGTATGAGTGAGTCTGAAGCTTA
Proteins encoded in this region:
- a CDS encoding DnaJ domain-containing protein, with the protein product MKLKKWIFIAVLLVILYYTFIVNTLLTLSVIAAFIVAFKLYKFYARKKLNKLSDSKELFRQSELGHFIALVAKVAKADGRVHELEAQLIGMMFDDISKLFDKKEKARAIMKEIFNDEKQTIDDTSEITKSLNKLLGRSILKRKQYISFLIQLAFIDNGISMEEERLLRQIVNDLNISSEAYDSILNSFKNKMKNTQQSMSESEAYKVLGVKEDDDINTIKKAYRKLIRKYHPDIISSQEKDESYMEEATAKTQEINQAYQIIKDIKKI